Genomic segment of Mycobacterium botniense:
GAATAGGCGTGCGCCGCAACAAGATCAGCGACATCATCCATTGGGCCGATCGCCGGTCGATCACCATCTGCTGGCGAGTCGACGATCCGCGCCAGCGGTGGACGCGGCGCGTCCGCGGCGGACGCTGAGGTCGGCACACTGCCGCCGATCATCTGTACGGTCCGGTAGACCAGCACATGCCGAGCCCGCCCTTCGGCGACCGCACGACACGCCGACATCACCGGGGTCAGCAGCCCGCCGGTGTCGAACCCGCTCGTGCAGTCGACCGCCGCAAGGTGCAGCGCGGCGGTGACCTCAGCCGCCGCGGTATCACCGAGAGTCGCGATTCCGTCGATATCCCCGGGAGTCAAGCCGGCGTCGCTGATCGCCGCCTGCACGGCCTCCAGGGTCAGTTCGAGGCCCGGGATGCCGGTGCGGCGCCCGATTCGCGAGATGCCGACTCCGGACAGGATCGCAGCCTTCTCGAAATACCGCATGACCACCGTCCGTACGCCCAGCTGCTCATGAACCAGGGTTAATAAACTACACTCGGGTGTTTGTGGCCGCCGAGCCGGATTCGCCCGCTGCCCCCGCACGCATCCTTCCGGACCATCAGCGGGGGCAGCCGTTCTGGACAGGCGGGGCCAGCGGACAGCTGCTGATCGAGCACTGCGACCAGTGCGCCCGCTGGGTGCATCCTCCCGTCGGTCAATGTTGTGAGTGCGGCAGCCCGCTGGTCGCCCGACCGGTTTCGGGGCGCGGCACCGTGTTCACGTATACGGTCAACTTCCACCCGTTCAACCCCGGCGTTCCGGTCCCCTACATCATCGCCATCATCGAACTGGCCGAGCAGCAAGACCTGCGGCTGGCGGCTAACATCGTGGACTGCGAACCGGATTCAGTTTTTTGCGGAATGCCGGTCGAGGTTCGATTCGAACGGCAGGGCAGCGGTCCCGACGCGGTGTTCGTGCCGGTCTTCGCCCCCGCCAACTAGGCTGAGCGGACACTGCCGCGACAACATCCGTGTGTGTACCCAAACCTTCGATACCGGAATTGTTCTGCGTCCGCTGCGCTAGGAGATCAGTGGGTCTCGCGGCATACCGAGAATCCGCTCGGCGATCTGATTACGGGTCACCTCCGACGTGCCGCCCGCGATCGCCATCCCGCGGGCGGCGAGCGCCATCCGGCCGACCAGCGCCCCCGGCCCGTCGGTCAACGCGACCTCCGGCCCAACCAGGTCAGCCCAGATCGCCGCGCCTTCGCCCATGTGCTCGGCGAGCTTCAGCTTGGTGATGTTGCCTTCCGGTCCCGGACCCGTTCCCTCAACACTGCGGACGACGCGGCGCAAGTTCAGCAACCGCAGTGCATGATCCTGGGCGAGAAAGGCGCCCACACGAACAGTGGCTCCCGCCAGCCGATCTCGGTGTCGTTGGGCTAACTGCACCAGCTGCGTCGCCACACCCTCGGAGAATGACCCTCCGCCGCCGATGCTGACCCGTTCGTTGCCCAACGTCGCGCGAGCCACCGTCCATCCGGCATTGGGCTCACCGACCACGTCTTCGTCGGGGACGAACACGTCGTTGAAGAACACCTCGTTGAAGTCTGCGCCGCCGGTGGCCTGGCGCAGCGGGCGCACCTCGACGCCCGGCGCCTTCATGTCGACGGCCATCGTGGTGATACCGGCGTGCTTGGGCGCATCCGGGTCGGTGCGCACGGTGGCCAGGCCGCGTCGGCAGTAGTGCGCTCCGCTGGTCCACACCTTCTGCCCGTTGATCTTCCAGCCCCCGGCCACTTTGGTACCGCGCGTCTTGATCCCGGCCGCATCCGATCCGGCGTCGGGTTCGGAGAACAACTGGCACCACACTTCCTCCTGGCGAAGCGCCGGCTCAACGAACCTCTCGATCTGCGAAGGAGTCCCGTGCTGGATCAGCGTCAGGATTACCCATCCGGTAATCGAATAGTCCGGGCGTTTGATACCGGCGGCGCGGAACTCTTCGTCGATCACCAGTTGCTCGACCGCGCCGGCGGCACGACCCCACGGTTTGGGCCAGTGCGGCATGATGTAGCCGGTCTCGATCAGCTTGTCGAGTTGCGATTTTTCGTCCAGAGCCGCGATCTCGGCGGCATCGGCACGGATCTGCTTGCGCAGCTCCTCGGCCTCGGCCGGTAAGTCCAGGCTATTGCGGCGCATCACACCGGCCGCGGTGCGCTCGAAGACATCTCGTGCAGGCGCGTCACCGCCGAACAACGCAGCCAGCACCCGCGCGCGGCGCATATGCAGATGCGCGTCGTGCTCCCAGGTGAAGCCGATACCGCCGTGCACTTGGATGTTGAGTTCGGCGTTGCGCACGTAGGCGGGAAATGCCAGCGCACCGGCAACCGCTGCCATAAGGCGGAACTGCTCCTCGTCTTCGGCGGCGGCGCGCGACGCGTCCCACACCGCGGCCGCCGCGGACTCGGCTTCCACCAGCATGTTCGCGCAGTGGTGTTTCACCGCCTGGAAGGTGCCGATGGTGCGGCCGAATTGCTTGCGCACCTTGGCGTAACCGACAGCGGCGTCGACGCAGTCCATCGCACCGCCAACCGCCTCGGCGGCCAGCAGTGTGCGCGCACGGGCCAGCGCGGCGTCGCGGGCGCCGGGCAGGATATCGCCGGCGGTGAGGCTGACATTGCGCAGGCTCACCCGACCGGAGCGGCGGGTCGGGTCGAAATTCGCGGGGATGTCGACCGACACGCCCGCGCGGCCGCGCTCCAGTAGCAGCACGTCGTCACCGGCGGCGATCAGCAACAGCTCGGCCAGCCCGGCGCCCAGCACGATCCCCGCCTCGCCGTCGGCGGTTCCGTCCGTGATGCGCACCTGGCCGTCCAGCCCGACGCCCGCGGTGAGGGTTCCGTCGATCAGCCGCGGCAAGAGCCGCTGTCGTTGTTCGGTGTTTCCTTCCGTTGCGATCACCGACGAGGTGATCACGGTGGGCACGAATGGCCCCGGCGCCACCGCCCGGCCCAACTCTTCGACCACCACCACGAGTTCGGGCAACCCGTAGCCTGAGCCGCCGTGTTCTTCGTCGATATGCAGGCCCAGCCAGCCGAGCTCCACCAGATGCTGCCAGAATGGCGGGCGGGTTTCGTCAGCCGAGTCGAGCAGCGACCGCGCCGCCCAGCGCGCCTTTTGCGATGTCAAAAACGCGCGGGCCACCTCGGCGAGTTCGCGGTGATCGTCGGTCAGGGCGATACCCATCGGTGCCCTCCTCGGGGACGAGCCGGCCGTGCACTGAGTGTAGTGAGATGGTGGCGCGCGAAAGCCGCCGGGCGACGGTCGAGCCGGGCTTGCCGCGCAGCCGCGGCTGCGGTCACCGCCGTGCCCCGCGGCCGGCGGCGGGCGCGGTCATTTGGGCGCGAAACGCTGTCCGGCGTCGAGCCGCAGACATTGGCCGTTGAGCATGGGGTTATCCACGATGGCCGCCACCAGCTTGGCGAACTCCTCAGGCCGGCCCAGCCGACGCGGGAACGCCGCGTCCTTGGTCAGCGCGGTGGCGTAGTCCTCGGGAATCCCCTTGGTCAGCCCGGTGGCGAACAGGCTGGGGGCGATGGCCAGCACCCGGATGCCCAGCGACCCCAGATCGCGTGCCATCGTCAGACACATTCCGGCGATCGCGGCTTTGGCTGCGGTGTAGGCGACTTGGCCGATCTGGCCTTCGAAGGCCGCGATCGAGGAGGTGTTGATGATGACCCCGCGTTCCCCGGTTGTTTCGGGGTCCTCGGGTTCGTTCTTGCTCATGTGCCACGCCGCCAGCCGGCTGATGTTGAAAGTGCCGATCAGGTTGAGATCCACCACGGAGCGAAAGGATTCGAGATCATGCGGACCTTCTTTCGTCAATGTCCGCTTGGCGATTCCGCCTCCGGCGGTCGTCACCGCGACGTGCAGCCCGCCGAGACCTTCGACCGCGGCCTGCAAGGCCTCCTCGGTGCCGGTGAAGTCGGTGACGTCCACCGGGTAGAACTCGCCGCCGACACCGGCGGCCACCTCTTTGCCCTCCGACGCCTCGCGGTCAAGTATTGCCACCCGGGCGCCGCGGGCGGCCAGCAGCTCGGCGCTGGCGCGGCCCATCCCCGACGCGCCACCGATGACGACCACCTTCTTGCCGTTGATCTCCATTCGAATCTCCTTACCTGGCTGGTCCTTCTCGCGCGGGCTCCGGATGCCCGGCTGCCTGTCGTGCCGCGTCGCCGGACAGTACCAAGCACGCTATCGCGGCCCGGCCACGCCACCTGCACCAGCCGGCAACCCCGGCTGCCGGGATCGGCGCCGGCAACCCGCGGCGGCGCCGCAGCACCCGGCTCATCCTGTTTCCGCGCACTTCAGGTAACACGGCGGCAAACTGCGGTTGAATACTTTCCGGCATGTCGGGCGCCGGCCTGCCCGGGTGATTGGCAAGATGTACGGGCGTGCGTGTTCCGTCGTGGGTGGGGAGTCCGCTCAGGTGTCACTGACGACCGATCCAACATCGCTGGTGGCCGCCCCCCAATCCCGGCCTGCACCGGCCCGGCGCACTCCCCGCGAGCCCCGCCCAGCCGACCCGGCCGGTCCCGCCCCCGGCGACGGCAGGCGCCGGGATCGCCGGCTCACGGTGGTGCGCCGCGCCGCGGTGACGACGTGGGCGGTTGTCGTGGTGTATCGCACCCTCACGGGCGGTCTCGCCTTTAACCGGGAACTTTTGCTGGTCTACATCGCCACCGGGTTGATGAGCGCCAGTATCGGGCGCCGCCGCAAGGTGCTGATGGTCATTCGTGACTGGCTCCCGTTTGCCTTGGTGCTGCTGCTCTACGACCTCAGCCGGGGAGCAGCCACCCTGGTTGGCACACCGACCCTGTGGCGATTCCAACCACAAGCGGATCGCTGGTTATTCGGCGCAGTGCCGACCGTGTGGTTGCAGGAGCACCTCAAAATGCCCACCCCGCCCTGGTGGGAAGTGATCATCAGCACCGTTTACATGTCGTTTTTCATCGTGCCCTACGTGGTCGCCGGGCTGTTGTGGCTGCGCAACCGAGACGAGTGGAAAGCGTTTGTCTGGCGGTTCGTCTCGCTGTCGTTTGCCGCGCTCACCATATATGTGCTGCTGCCGGCCGCCCCACCCTGGGCCGCCGCCCGCTGCAGCGTCGCCGACGTCGCGGGGGGCCCGGCCAACCCCAGGTGCATGTTCCGCAGCCCTGCGGGCGTCCCGGATGGCGGGCTGCTGGGCGCCATGCATTCCGGCCGGCCCGGTGCCCACCACTTCGTGGAGCGGATCTCCACCCGCGGTTGGGCGACGCTGCATCTGCACGCCGCCGGTGTGCTCATCGACTCGGGCCAGGCCAGCGTGAACCTGGTGGCGGCCATCCCCTCGCTGCATGCCGCGCTGTCCGCGATGGTCGCGATGTTCCTGTGGCGGCGTATTCACCGGTACTGGCGCCCATTGCTGATGGCCTACGCGCTGACGATGGCCTTTGCCCTGGTCTACTCGGCTGAGCACTACGTGATCGACATCCTGCTGGGCTGGGTGTTGGCGGCCGTCGTGTTACTGGTCGCTGGCCGTCTCGAGTCACGCCGGCGGTGCCGCATGGTCGACACCGGCTCCCTTCACCGTGCCGCGACACCCCTGGCATCTGCCGCCGGCGTGCCATGTTGCGCCGTAAAGTCAACCGGCACGGCTGACATCATCGAGCCAGCGCGCGATCTTGGCGGCGGCCTCCCCGTAAAACGTCCGGTAGACCCGGTCGGCGACATAGCCGAGGTGTGGAGTGGCGACTACGTTGTCCAGGCTGCGCAACGGGTGCCCGGCGGGCAGTGGCTCGATATCGAACACATCCAGACCGGCTGCGGCGAGCCTGTGTGACTGTAACGCCCCGATCAGAGCCGCCTCGTCAACAATAGGCCCCCGAGAGGTGTTGACCAGCAACGCGGTTGGTTTCATCAGCGCAAGCTCGTCAGCACCCACCAGGTGGCGGGTGCGCTCACTGAGCACCAGGTGGATGGTCAGCACGTCGGCGAGCCTGAACAATTCGTCCTTGGGCACATAGCTGACCCCGGCCTGCTCAGTGGCTTGCGGCGTCAGGTTGGCGCTCCATGCGATGACCTGCATCCCGAACGCCTGGCCGACGCGAGCCACTCGTGTGCCGATCCTGCCCAACCCCAGTACTGCCAGCACCGAGCCGGCGAGCTGGCGGCCGACCGAGGTCTGCCACCCGCCAGACCGCACTGACAGGCTCTCATCGACAAGCCGCCGGGCCGCGGCCAGGATCAGCGCCCAGGTGAGCTCGACCGTGGACTCGATGTAGCCCCCGGTGGTGCTGACGTAAATTCCGCGCTCTGCGGCGGCCCCCAGGTCGATGGAGGCGTTGAACGGTCCGGTGGAGGCGATCATTCTGAGATTGGGAAGACGTTCAATGATGCTGCGCGGCAACGGTGTTCGCTCACGCATCACACAGACGACGTCAAACGGCGCCAGCCGTTCGACCAGCGCGTCCGGGTCGGCCAGATGATCGTGGAAAACCACGATCTCGGCCCGTGCCGCCACCGCCGACCAGTCGGCCATACGCAGCGCGACCTGTTGGTAATCATCGAGGATTGCCACTTTCATGGGGGTAGCCACAGGGATAATGTCGCATACAACTGCTCCCGGAACGCATTATGGTGAGGACGCCGCAGAAACGTTCGGTTGCGTTGGTGATCACCAACGATAAATCCGAATTCCTTATTGTCCAGCGCCCCGAGGATGACGAAGACCCGCTCGCCGGTGTATGGGGTTTTCCGGCAATAACGATGCACGACGCCGAAACCGAGATCGAAGCTGCTGTTCGTGTCGGACCCGTGAAGCTGGGTGTCGACGTCGAGGTCGGTGCGAAAATAGGTGGACAAACCTGCGAGCGTGACGGGGTCGTGTTTCACTTAAGCGATTACGCGGCGACGATTTGCGGGGGTCGAGCCCCGCAGGTGCCGCAACGTGACACCACACTCACCCAGTATGTGGACTTGACCTTCACCTCAAACCCGGCCGAGCTGTTTGATGCGGCTCGAAAAGGATCCGCGTGCGCGCAGATCTACCTCGAGTACCTCGGGATTGATTGGCGGCCGCACAAGCAGGCCGGTGCACCCCAGCGGCCACCGCGTGAGGTGCGCCCGAAGTGGAGCTAACGGGACTCGAACCCGACGGGAATAGCCCCGAAACCGGCTCTGAGCTGCGGAAACACAATGATGTAAGGAGTGTGGACGGCATGCGGCGACCTGCGGAAACCCTCGAAGATGTGGACCGCGTCCACATCGACCTCCGGCGACCTAGAGACGCGTTAGATTCCCTCGCCGAGTTTGATTACGACGGATACGGCGAGGCGCTAAGAGCGCTCCACGACGCAGCCTACGAGTACGCCACCTGGGCGCTGTGGGATAGGCTGCCAGCAGGCGCACAGGGAGACATGAGCCAGAAGGCGAGGCAGGCACGTCGCGATATGGCACAGGCCGCAGCAGCGCGTTGGGTCGAGCTGTACCTACGGGTTCAGTCGATGAACGCACAGTACGAAGCGGGCGCGAAATGACCAGCCCAACCCAATCCGGCGCTTCCACGCCCGAGCCGGAAACCGCGGCCATCAGAACCACCGCGACTCCCGACCTTCCGCTGGCCTACAGCGACCTCGACGAGGACGATGAGGATCTGTGGAGCGACGCCGACGACCGGGCCTACGCGTGGGGAACCGTGAAGATCTTCGTGGGGCTGATGGCCGTCGCGGTTGCCGCAGCAGCGTGGATGGCAGGTGTCTGGTTGACGCGCCGCGACAACGCGCCGCGCTCGGCGCCCTCAACCCCGGCCGTTGCTGCTGCAGCTCCCTCGTATTCTCTCGCAGCTCCGGTGCCGACTTCCGCGCCCACACCAACTGTCGCGGCGCCCCCGCCTGTTGCCGAGCCGCCGCCGACGGTGACGGTCACCGAAACCCCAGCGGTGGCGCCCTCAGCTCCCACCCAACGGTTCGCGCCACCGCCGACCATCGGCAACGGCTGGACCGAAGGCCAACTCGCAACCTCAACATGCAACGTCCTCTGGGACGGCGGCACCAAAACCGACGCCATCCAATTCGTCCAACGCATCAGCGGATGGGGGCTCGACCAAGCCACCCGTTGGACGACTGAGGCGCTTGCCGCCCGCTGCCCGACCGCCGCCACGTGAAAAAAGAGGCCCGGTATGAAATTCGTTCTCGCTATCCTCGCCACGCTGACCCTGGTCTTCACCGCTCCGGCGCGGGCCGACGACCATCCCCCGATGGATTGCTCCCGCCGCGCCGGGCGGTAGTTTGCCGTCCAGGCCAACCACGTAAAAGCCTGGCCTCCATCGAGGAAGAATCCGTCGACCCATATGTCGCGGCTAGCCTCCTGCCGGGTGTCGCGGTGGCAGCACTTTTGACACGTGCCCGTACTCGGGGTCTTCGCGGACGCGCCGCTGTGCGCTTCTGCCGGCGCTGGTAACTGGGACGGCCGGCGGCACAGGGATTCCCGCCTGGTATCTCTGCGCGGCCGGTGTCGCTACCGACACGTTCGGCGCGCGTCCCTCGAGGTTCCAGGGCTGCGTCGTCCAGCTCGGCGACGAGAACCTGCCGAGCGTCGACGCGCCACCCATGTTGGCCGTTACTTGGGTCGACACGAACGGTGTCGCACTGCTGACGCTGACAGGCTGCGGTGTCGCGACAGCGGGCCTGGTCGTCGCGGAGCTGACGGCCGCCCCCATCGCCGTGTAGGCGATGAAGTTTCCGAAGAGCTGGGCGATGTTGATCGGGTAGCCGCCGCTCACGGACTGCTCGAGGTACTGGCCGAGGAGGGTGCTGCTGTCGAGCCCGAGGATCGGAACGCCGTTCGGGTTGAGGATGCCGTCGATCTGGCTGATGATCGACCCGACACCGCCATTGGTGGTCGCTGGTTGGGCTGCCGCCTGGATGGCCGGGGCTGCCGGGTTGGCGGTTTGCGGTGCGGGCGTGAACGGCGTAATCGCCGACGTCGCAGCCGATGACGTCGCCTGGTACTGAACCATCGCGGCGGCGTCCTGCGCCCACATTTCGGCGTACTGCGCCTCGGTGGCCATGATCGCCGGGGTGTTCTGGCCGAGCAGGTTGGTCGCAACCAGTGCGGCGAGCTGTGCACGGTTCTCGGCGATCACGGGAGGCGGCACGGTCGCGGCGAACGCCGCCTCGTAGGCTTCCACAGCGGCAAGTGCCTGTGCGCCGATCTGCCGCGTCTGCTGCGCGGTCGCTTCCATCCATGCGATATATGGCTGTACCGCTGCGGCCATGTCCTGACTCGACGGGCCCAGCCACGCGCCGCTGACGAGTCCGGTGACGGCGGCGCGGTAACCGTTGGCCGCCGCTTCCAGCTCAGCACCCAGCGTCTCCCACGCCTGTGCCGCAGCGATTAGCGAGCCCGGGCCCGGGCCGGCGTACATGCGGGCCGAGTTGATCTCAGGTGGAAGCGCAGCGAAGTCCATCGAAACCCCTCCCCGACCAGATGTATCGGGTCGACGGCGTGGGGCAGCCGGCCGATCAGGTGCAGCACCACCGTGCCGATCACCCAATAGGTGAGCAGCGGATGCGTTTTGGCGTAGCGGCGGCTGGCGTCCGACAACATCTCATCGGGCGGGCACAGCGCATCCCACACACCGACAGCCGCCGCCAGCGCAGCACCCAGCACGATCCACGCCTTATCGGACGGTCTCACCTGAATCCTTGGCTGTAACGGTCGAGCAGCCTGTCAAGCATCGACTGCCATGTCCATTCGCGCTCGATCTCGCCTTGATCCCGCG
This window contains:
- a CDS encoding Zn-ribbon domain-containing OB-fold protein, encoding MLPDHQRGQPFWTGGASGQLLIEHCDQCARWVHPPVGQCCECGSPLVARPVSGRGTVFTYTVNFHPFNPGVPVPYIIAIIELAEQQDLRLAANIVDCEPDSVFCGMPVEVRFERQGSGPDAVFVPVFAPAN
- a CDS encoding acyl-CoA dehydrogenase, with protein sequence MGIALTDDHRELAEVARAFLTSQKARWAARSLLDSADETRPPFWQHLVELGWLGLHIDEEHGGSGYGLPELVVVVEELGRAVAPGPFVPTVITSSVIATEGNTEQRQRLLPRLIDGTLTAGVGLDGQVRITDGTADGEAGIVLGAGLAELLLIAAGDDVLLLERGRAGVSVDIPANFDPTRRSGRVSLRNVSLTAGDILPGARDAALARARTLLAAEAVGGAMDCVDAAVGYAKVRKQFGRTIGTFQAVKHHCANMLVEAESAAAAVWDASRAAAEDEEQFRLMAAVAGALAFPAYVRNAELNIQVHGGIGFTWEHDAHLHMRRARVLAALFGGDAPARDVFERTAAGVMRRNSLDLPAEAEELRKQIRADAAEIAALDEKSQLDKLIETGYIMPHWPKPWGRAAGAVEQLVIDEEFRAAGIKRPDYSITGWVILTLIQHGTPSQIERFVEPALRQEEVWCQLFSEPDAGSDAAGIKTRGTKVAGGWKINGQKVWTSGAHYCRRGLATVRTDPDAPKHAGITTMAVDMKAPGVEVRPLRQATGGADFNEVFFNDVFVPDEDVVGEPNAGWTVARATLGNERVSIGGGGSFSEGVATQLVQLAQRHRDRLAGATVRVGAFLAQDHALRLLNLRRVVRSVEGTGPGPEGNITKLKLAEHMGEGAAIWADLVGPEVALTDGPGALVGRMALAARGMAIAGGTSEVTRNQIAERILGMPRDPLIS
- a CDS encoding SDR family NAD(P)-dependent oxidoreductase — protein: MEINGKKVVVIGGASGMGRASAELLAARGARVAILDREASEGKEVAAGVGGEFYPVDVTDFTGTEEALQAAVEGLGGLHVAVTTAGGGIAKRTLTKEGPHDLESFRSVVDLNLIGTFNISRLAAWHMSKNEPEDPETTGERGVIINTSSIAAFEGQIGQVAYTAAKAAIAGMCLTMARDLGSLGIRVLAIAPSLFATGLTKGIPEDYATALTKDAAFPRRLGRPEEFAKLVAAIVDNPMLNGQCLRLDAGQRFAPK
- a CDS encoding D-2-hydroxyacid dehydrogenase family protein, with product MKVAILDDYQQVALRMADWSAVAARAEIVVFHDHLADPDALVERLAPFDVVCVMRERTPLPRSIIERLPNLRMIASTGPFNASIDLGAAAERGIYVSTTGGYIESTVELTWALILAAARRLVDESLSVRSGGWQTSVGRQLAGSVLAVLGLGRIGTRVARVGQAFGMQVIAWSANLTPQATEQAGVSYVPKDELFRLADVLTIHLVLSERTRHLVGADELALMKPTALLVNTSRGPIVDEAALIGALQSHRLAAAGLDVFDIEPLPAGHPLRSLDNVVATPHLGYVADRVYRTFYGEAAAKIARWLDDVSRAG
- a CDS encoding NUDIX domain-containing protein, producing the protein MVRTPQKRSVALVITNDKSEFLIVQRPEDDEDPLAGVWGFPAITMHDAETEIEAAVRVGPVKLGVDVEVGAKIGGQTCERDGVVFHLSDYAATICGGRAPQVPQRDTTLTQYVDLTFTSNPAELFDAARKGSACAQIYLEYLGIDWRPHKQAGAPQRPPREVRPKWS
- a CDS encoding PPE family protein, with amino-acid sequence MDFAALPPEINSARMYAGPGPGSLIAAAQAWETLGAELEAAANGYRAAVTGLVSGAWLGPSSQDMAAAVQPYIAWMEATAQQTRQIGAQALAAVEAYEAAFAATVPPPVIAENRAQLAALVATNLLGQNTPAIMATEAQYAEMWAQDAAAMVQYQATSSAATSAITPFTPAPQTANPAAPAIQAAAQPATTNGGVGSIISQIDGILNPNGVPILGLDSSTLLGQYLEQSVSGGYPINIAQLFGNFIAYTAMGAAVSSATTRPAVATPQPVSVSSATPFVSTQVTANMGGASTLGRFSSPSWTTQPWNLEGRAPNVSVATPAAQRYQAGIPVPPAVPVTSAGRSAQRRVREDPEYGHVSKVLPPRHPAGG
- a CDS encoding DUF7427 family protein, translating into MRPSDKAWIVLGAALAAAVGVWDALCPPDEMLSDASRRYAKTHPLLTYWVIGTVVLHLIGRLPHAVDPIHLVGEGFRWTSLRFHLRSTRPACTPARARAR